A stretch of the Tardiphaga sp. 709 genome encodes the following:
- a CDS encoding ABC transporter ATP-binding protein, whose translation MDAINQPLLDVRDLSVAFHHGGNTSVAVDRVSFEIKRGECVALVGESGSGKSVSAMSILRLLPYPTASHPSGHIRFKGHELLSMSEREIRGIRGNDISIIFQEPMTSLNPLHTIGAQIGEILQLHNGIRGSKARERTLELLTQVGIPDPETRLASYPHQLSGGQRQRVMIAMALANAPDLLIADEPTTALDVTVQAQILALLADIRQRLGMSLLFITHDLGIVRRIADTVCVMNNGKIVEQGPVEQVFTSPRHPYTRDLLAAEPKPDPAPPRPEAPVVMSADDLKVWFPIKRGLLRKTVGHVKAVDGVSLKVRQGETLGVVGESGSGKTTLGLALLRLISSQGPIVFLSKDIQGLQFKDMRPIRRDMQIVFQDPFGALSPRMSVGDIVAEGLSVHQPSLSPEDRETRVVKALQDVGLDPKTRFRYPHEFSGGQRQRISIARAAVLEPSFVVLDEPTSALDMLFQAQMVDLLRELQRKRDLTYMFISHDLRVVASLASHLIVMRHGKVVEEGPAAELFKNPKSDYTRALFAAAFRIETAPGGDAAQ comes from the coding sequence ATGGATGCCATCAACCAGCCGCTGCTCGATGTGCGCGATCTCTCGGTCGCGTTCCACCATGGCGGTAATACATCGGTCGCGGTCGATCGCGTATCGTTCGAGATCAAGCGCGGCGAATGCGTTGCGCTTGTCGGCGAGTCCGGCTCGGGCAAATCCGTCAGCGCAATGTCGATCCTGCGGCTTTTGCCATATCCGACGGCGTCGCACCCGTCCGGCCATATCCGCTTCAAGGGCCATGAGCTCCTGAGCATGTCGGAGCGCGAGATCCGCGGCATCCGCGGCAACGATATCTCCATCATCTTCCAGGAGCCGATGACCTCGCTGAACCCGCTGCACACGATCGGTGCGCAGATCGGCGAGATACTGCAACTCCATAACGGCATCCGCGGCAGCAAGGCGCGCGAACGAACGCTGGAATTGCTGACGCAAGTCGGCATTCCAGACCCGGAAACACGCCTCGCCAGCTATCCGCATCAATTGTCGGGTGGTCAGCGCCAGCGCGTGATGATTGCGATGGCGCTCGCCAATGCACCTGATCTCCTGATCGCCGATGAGCCGACCACCGCGCTGGACGTCACGGTGCAGGCGCAGATACTCGCTCTGCTGGCCGATATTCGTCAGCGGCTCGGCATGAGCCTGCTCTTCATTACCCACGATCTCGGCATCGTCCGCCGCATCGCAGACACCGTCTGCGTCATGAACAATGGCAAGATCGTCGAGCAGGGTCCGGTGGAGCAGGTGTTTACGTCGCCGCGGCATCCCTACACACGCGATCTGCTTGCTGCTGAGCCGAAGCCGGATCCGGCACCCCCACGGCCCGAAGCGCCGGTGGTGATGTCGGCGGACGATCTCAAGGTCTGGTTTCCGATCAAGCGGGGATTACTCCGCAAGACGGTGGGCCACGTAAAGGCAGTGGACGGTGTCAGCCTGAAGGTGCGGCAAGGCGAGACGCTCGGCGTCGTCGGTGAATCCGGCTCCGGCAAGACGACGCTCGGTCTTGCGCTACTGCGCTTAATTTCCTCGCAGGGACCGATCGTGTTCCTGAGCAAGGATATCCAGGGTCTGCAGTTCAAGGACATGCGGCCGATCCGGCGTGACATGCAGATCGTGTTTCAGGATCCGTTCGGGGCGCTGTCGCCGCGTATGTCAGTCGGCGATATCGTCGCCGAAGGGTTGAGCGTGCATCAGCCTTCTCTTTCGCCGGAGGATCGTGAGACGCGCGTCGTCAAGGCACTGCAGGATGTCGGCCTCGATCCCAAGACCCGGTTCCGCTATCCGCATGAGTTCTCCGGCGGCCAGCGCCAGCGCATCAGCATCGCGCGCGCAGCCGTGCTGGAGCCGAGTTTCGTCGTTCTGGACGAGCCCACCAGCGCGCTCGACATGCTGTTCCAGGCGCAGATGGTGGACCTCCTGCGCGAGCTGCAGCGCAAGCGCGATCTCACTTATATGTTCATCTCGCACGACCTGCGCGTGGTCGCGTCACTGGCCAGCCACCTCATCGTGATGCGGCACGGCAAGGTGGTCGAAGAGGGCCCGGCGGCTGAGCTGTTCAAGAATCCGAAGAGCGACTACACCCGCGCGCTGTTTGCCGCAGCGTTCAGGATCGAAACGGCGCCGGGCGGGGATGCTGCGCAGTAG
- a CDS encoding NUDIX hydrolase, which yields MTKDNDHRPTITDRAADVAVSAPTVVGRGFMTYERYDIAIIRAGDETLRQQRDILRASKVAAVLPIDLARGEVVLIHQFRLPAHLATGRGEMVEIVAGRVDEDETPLVAAARECAEEIGVTLQRLLELYSVLPTPGFTDEYVTFFLGFVDSSKVPTRGGLVGETEDTRPFVVSIDEAIAALDSGAIHNGLMVSALQWLALHRARLQDYYERAVPNPAV from the coding sequence ATGACGAAAGACAACGATCACCGTCCCACCATTACGGACCGTGCTGCCGATGTCGCTGTCTCGGCTCCGACGGTGGTCGGACGCGGCTTCATGACCTACGAACGGTACGATATCGCGATCATTCGCGCGGGCGATGAGACACTGCGGCAGCAGCGTGACATACTCCGTGCCAGCAAAGTGGCCGCAGTTCTTCCGATCGATCTTGCGCGCGGCGAAGTCGTGCTGATTCACCAGTTTCGTTTGCCGGCGCATCTCGCCACGGGGCGTGGTGAGATGGTCGAGATCGTCGCCGGACGCGTTGATGAGGATGAAACGCCGCTCGTTGCCGCTGCGCGAGAATGTGCGGAAGAAATCGGTGTAACGCTGCAGCGTTTGCTCGAGCTCTATAGCGTGCTGCCGACGCCGGGCTTCACCGACGAGTATGTCACATTCTTTCTCGGCTTCGTTGACAGCAGCAAGGTACCCACCCGGGGTGGTCTCGTCGGAGAGACCGAGGATACGCGGCCCTTCGTGGTCTCCATCGACGAGGCGATCGCGGCACTGGATAGCGGCGCAATTCACAACGGCCTGATGGTGAGTGCTCTGCAGTGGCTGGCGCTGCATCGTGCCCGACTGCAGGATTACTACGAGCGCGCGGTGCCTAATCCAGCCGTCTGA
- a CDS encoding NlpC/P60 family protein codes for MDKRDPRLTPARPDVAARYLEGQVEAARFVDGEEFEVADGVTSMRLQPFSGAEMNTQALKGERFTIYDRNEEGWAWGQLNGDGYVGWLSDLALYPRGPTPTHKVTALRTFLFPGPSIKLPPTDTLPLGARLAIVKMTDAFVMTNAGHCVPRRHVAEIDAFENDFVAVAERFVGTPYLWGGKSSLGIDCSGLVQIALTASGTGCPRDSDMQESGLGRALSDAEMQHLKRGDLIFWKGHVAIARDADTIVHANAHHMATAIEDTKGAIARIKAAGSDITSIRRLD; via the coding sequence ATGGATAAACGAGATCCCCGGCTCACTCCTGCGCGCCCGGACGTGGCTGCGCGATATCTTGAAGGTCAGGTCGAGGCCGCACGTTTCGTCGACGGCGAAGAATTCGAGGTTGCCGATGGCGTCACCTCCATGCGGCTCCAACCATTCTCCGGCGCCGAAATGAATACGCAGGCCTTGAAGGGCGAGCGTTTCACCATCTACGACCGCAACGAAGAAGGCTGGGCCTGGGGCCAACTCAATGGCGACGGCTATGTCGGCTGGCTCTCGGATCTCGCACTCTATCCACGCGGGCCGACACCGACACACAAAGTGACCGCGCTCCGGACGTTCCTTTTTCCTGGGCCCTCCATCAAACTGCCGCCGACAGATACGCTGCCGCTAGGCGCGCGCCTGGCCATCGTCAAGATGACCGATGCATTTGTGATGACGAATGCCGGACATTGCGTACCGAGGCGGCATGTCGCGGAGATCGATGCGTTCGAAAACGATTTCGTTGCGGTCGCCGAGCGCTTCGTCGGCACGCCCTATCTATGGGGCGGCAAGAGCAGCCTCGGTATCGATTGCTCCGGGCTGGTGCAAATCGCACTGACCGCATCAGGCACCGGCTGCCCGCGCGACAGCGACATGCAGGAGAGCGGCCTCGGCCGCGCCTTGTCCGACGCCGAGATGCAGCATCTGAAGCGCGGCGACCTGATTTTCTGGAAGGGCCACGTTGCCATCGCCCGCGATGCCGACACGATCGTGCATGCCAATGCGCATCACATGGCAACGGCCATCGAGGACACGAAAGGCGCCATCGCGCGGATCAAGGCGGCCGGCAGCGATATCACCAGCATCAGACGGCTGGATTAG